Proteins encoded within one genomic window of Vicinamibacteria bacterium:
- a CDS encoding IS110 family transposase: MQIPGIGLIIATALVGFVGDLRRFPSARHFASYLGLTPREYSSGLRQRLGRISKRGDSYLRMLMIHGARSVLSRARSVSNPDRLRTWALALEKRAHHNKATVALANKIARIAWAVSVGDTDYRSVPAPDKVA, from the coding sequence GATGCAGATCCCCGGCATCGGTCTGATCATCGCCACCGCGCTGGTCGGCTTCGTGGGGGATCTGCGCCGCTTCCCCTCCGCCCGTCACTTCGCCAGCTACCTGGGCCTCACCCCACGCGAGTATTCGAGCGGCCTGCGCCAAAGGCTCGGCCGCATCTCCAAACGCGGGGATTCCTACCTGCGCATGCTCATGATCCACGGCGCACGCTCGGTGCTGAGCCGTGCCCGCAGCGTTTCCAACCCGGACCGGCTGCGGACCTGGGCCCTGGCTCTGGAGAAGCGAGCGCACCACAACAAGGCCACCGTGGCGCTCGCCAACAAGATCGCCCGCATCGCCTGGGCCGTCTCGGTAGGGGACACCGACTATCGCTCGGTGCCTGCGCCAGATAAGGTCGCCTGA
- a CDS encoding type II toxin-antitoxin system HicA family toxin produces MKRGDLLRHLRQHGCYLKREGASHSLWCNPTTGQVEAIPRHTEIANNLAKKICRALSVPEIG; encoded by the coding sequence GTGAAGCGCGGCGACCTGCTGCGCCACCTCAGGCAGCACGGGTGCTATTTGAAGCGGGAAGGGGCGAGCCACTCCCTCTGGTGCAACCCGACAACTGGACAGGTCGAGGCCATTCCCCGGCACACGGAGATCGCGAACAACCTGGCTAAAAAGATCTGTCGTGCGCTTTCCGTTCCAGAGATAGGGTAG
- a CDS encoding type II toxin-antitoxin system HicB family antitoxin produces MANEFTAVLERDGEWFIAYSPEIPGANGQGKSKQEALDSLSAAISLILEDRREDGLRGLPPDAIRETVTVK; encoded by the coding sequence ATGGCGAACGAGTTCACCGCGGTCCTCGAGCGTGACGGAGAGTGGTTTATCGCTTACTCTCCAGAGATCCCGGGGGCCAATGGGCAGGGCAAGAGCAAGCAGGAGGCCCTCGACAGCCTCTCGGCCGCGATCTCCCTCATCCTCGAGGACCGCCGCGAGGACGGCCTTCGTGGGCTTCCGCCAGATGCCATTCGGGAGACGGTCACCGTCAAGTGA
- a CDS encoding tetratricopeptide repeat protein: MKRELRKQIKQDELVSGFEHGLAWVKAHWPEVRITITVLAVVGAAAGALAYFQSHRTREAEQAFAEAYEIFHTPVAKDLPAGGERPTGPTFGSKEEKFKRAAAAFDGVERRFATLPVAARARYYGALCRMELGKLDEAEKALNEAVAGKHDLEAALARLALADLYYRRGDVGKAVDAYRQFVSDVSVPFPRDYALMRLGSVLEEARKLAEAAASYRRLTEEFPTSAYAQEARRRVEYLQTVVKG, translated from the coding sequence GTGAAGAGGGAGCTCAGGAAGCAGATCAAGCAGGACGAGCTGGTAAGCGGCTTCGAGCACGGCCTGGCCTGGGTGAAGGCGCATTGGCCCGAAGTGCGGATCACGATTACCGTGCTCGCGGTGGTGGGGGCAGCCGCGGGAGCGCTGGCCTACTTCCAAAGCCACCGCACCCGGGAGGCGGAGCAGGCGTTCGCGGAGGCCTATGAGATCTTCCATACGCCGGTCGCCAAGGATCTGCCCGCGGGTGGGGAGCGGCCGACCGGGCCGACGTTCGGCAGCAAGGAGGAAAAATTCAAGCGGGCGGCTGCGGCCTTCGACGGGGTGGAGCGGCGCTTTGCCACCCTACCCGTGGCGGCTCGGGCGCGTTACTACGGAGCCCTCTGCCGCATGGAGCTGGGCAAGCTCGACGAGGCGGAAAAAGCCCTGAACGAGGCGGTGGCCGGCAAGCACGACCTGGAAGCGGCGCTCGCTCGGCTGGCTCTGGCCGATCTCTACTACCGCCGGGGTGACGTGGGGAAAGCTGTGGACGCCTACCGCCAGTTCGTGTCCGACGTCTCCGTGCCCTTCCCTCGGGACTACGCTCTCATGAGGTTGGGCAGCGTCCTCGAGGAAGCGAGGAAGCTGGCCGAGGCCGCCGCCTCCTACCGGCGGCTGACCGAGGAGTTCCCGACCAGCGCCTACGCCCAGGAAGCCCGCCGCCGCGTCGAGTACCTGCAGACCGTCGTGAAGGGTTGA
- the sppA gene encoding signal peptide peptidase SppA, giving the protein MKKRTAWILVAGVAAVSIGAAAVGALALLLRGSHGRSPFGGGESYLALNLTGEVPEIPASEFGNFFESSPPSLRALVESLDRAATDPKVKAVLLRVSVLPDSGWGKVQELRDAILRFRKSGKPAYAHLEFCGNKEYYLATACSKVYAVPGALLDVSGLRAEVTFLRKTLDKLGVQAQFEGVGKYKNAPNQFTESSFTEPHREQTQALLDGLFGQYLAAIAAARGKSVAEVKAAVDEGPYTAEDARAAGLVDELLYQDEVDARLKPAERVTPGRYVRSARGFGFDGRPKVALVYAVGEIVSGESQASGLGGEFAGSDTVARAIRQARTDPAIRAIVLRVDSPGGSGTASDVIWREMGLARKAKPVVVSMGDVAASGGYYIGMGGDAIVAQPGTITGSIGVFGGKFSLRGLYDKIGVTKEILTHGRNAALFSEYRPWNEEERGKVRSLMVSFYETFVTKAAQGRHKTYEEVDRIAQGRVWTGAEALKVGLVDHLGGLDVALAVAKERAKLGKDEDVALVVLPQRKSFFEALMERQEENVAEKVLPADVRSVLRWISSLNGTGPIARLPFELSVR; this is encoded by the coding sequence ATGAAAAAGCGGACGGCGTGGATTCTGGTCGCGGGCGTGGCCGCGGTCTCCATTGGGGCCGCGGCGGTAGGGGCGTTGGCCCTGCTGCTCCGAGGGTCGCACGGGCGTTCGCCGTTCGGGGGGGGCGAGAGTTACCTCGCTCTCAACCTCACGGGCGAGGTTCCGGAGATCCCCGCCTCCGAGTTCGGCAACTTCTTCGAGTCCTCCCCTCCCTCGCTGCGGGCGCTGGTGGAGAGCCTGGACCGGGCCGCCACCGATCCCAAGGTCAAGGCCGTGCTGCTGCGGGTGAGCGTCTTGCCTGACTCGGGCTGGGGCAAGGTGCAGGAGCTGCGGGACGCGATCCTGCGCTTCCGGAAGTCGGGCAAGCCTGCCTATGCCCACCTGGAGTTCTGCGGAAACAAGGAGTACTACCTGGCCACCGCCTGCAGCAAGGTCTACGCGGTACCGGGGGCTCTTCTGGACGTGTCCGGGCTGCGCGCGGAGGTGACGTTCCTCCGCAAGACCCTCGACAAGCTAGGGGTGCAAGCACAGTTCGAAGGGGTGGGGAAGTACAAGAACGCCCCCAACCAATTCACGGAGTCCAGCTTCACGGAGCCGCACCGCGAGCAGACGCAGGCCCTGCTGGACGGCCTCTTTGGGCAGTACCTCGCGGCCATTGCCGCGGCGCGGGGGAAGAGCGTAGCCGAGGTCAAAGCGGCCGTGGACGAGGGGCCCTACACGGCGGAGGACGCCCGGGCCGCCGGGTTGGTGGACGAGCTGCTCTACCAGGACGAGGTGGACGCCCGCTTGAAGCCCGCCGAGCGCGTGACCCCCGGCCGCTACGTCCGCTCCGCGCGGGGCTTCGGCTTCGATGGCCGGCCCAAGGTGGCCCTCGTCTATGCGGTGGGGGAGATCGTCAGCGGGGAGAGCCAGGCCAGCGGCCTCGGGGGCGAGTTTGCGGGTTCCGACACCGTCGCCCGGGCCATCCGCCAGGCCCGAACCGATCCCGCCATCCGCGCGATCGTGCTGCGCGTGGACAGCCCGGGCGGTTCCGGCACCGCGTCAGACGTCATCTGGCGCGAGATGGGGCTGGCCCGCAAGGCCAAGCCGGTGGTCGTGTCCATGGGGGATGTTGCCGCCTCCGGTGGGTACTACATTGGGATGGGGGGAGATGCGATCGTGGCCCAGCCCGGCACAATCACGGGCTCGATCGGGGTCTTTGGCGGCAAGTTCAGCCTCCGCGGGCTCTACGACAAGATCGGGGTGACCAAGGAGATCCTGACCCACGGCCGGAATGCCGCGCTCTTCAGCGAATACCGGCCGTGGAACGAGGAGGAGCGGGGCAAGGTGCGGAGTCTGATGGTGTCGTTCTACGAGACCTTCGTGACCAAGGCCGCCCAGGGTCGCCACAAGACTTACGAGGAAGTGGACCGCATTGCCCAGGGGCGGGTCTGGACGGGGGCGGAAGCGCTCAAGGTGGGTTTGGTGGACCACCTCGGCGGCCTGGACGTGGCCCTGGCCGTGGCCAAGGAGAGAGCCAAGCTCGGCAAAGACGAGGACGTGGCTTTGGTCGTGCTGCCCCAGCGCAAGAGCTTCTTCGAGGCCCTTATGGAGCGGCAGGAAGAGAATGTCGCGGAGAAAGTGCTGCCCGCGGACGTGCGCTCGGTCCTGCGCTGGATCTCCAGCCTCAACGGTACCGGGCCCATTGCTCGCCTCCCCTTCGAGTTGAGCGTTCGTTGA